In Cicer arietinum cultivar CDC Frontier isolate Library 1 chromosome 7, Cicar.CDCFrontier_v2.0, whole genome shotgun sequence, the genomic window CATATATgcaaattaaaattgtataaacATACGTGAAATCAATTCGtatatcattttcattttatataagttacatgaattgaaattaaataaaatattaatttttaaaatgtatgtCAACTCAAATCGTGCAAggtaatacaaaataaatttgcGTCTCTAACAATTGATACATTTAAAAGTCAGAATACGAATATacataaaacatgtaaatagaTATGCATAAAACAACAACACACATAAATTAACATATACAAACAAGAATCGCGATAAACACATAAAATCaataaagaaagaaacaaagagCATTTGAAAACGTAGatggaaaaaagaaagaaagagatgAGGAAATGAGAAAATGAGAGAAGTGATGAAAATGAGAGGGAGAAGAAAGCATTTTGATAGACCAGGTGAATTTTACAATAAGGTAATTTGGTTACTTTCATTCTACAGGGGGGATGTAACTAGCAAACAAAGAGTGTGTGATTAGTAAaagtgataaaattttatttcaaaataaatgttattattaatttttaatataattttaatcattatttttcaatagtaccttcaattattattatataacattattttcaaaaaagactAAATATCAtatgcggtcccttaacttaatttcagttaacattttagtcctttattttttttttctttcgatttggtcatttattttaattttaagtgacaatttgatctttaatgttttaaaatgtcaacaatgttatcatttttttttacaaaaattcaaaaaattcatctaaatttttaaacaaaatccataaaattaattatcatcttcaatataatgcaaatttcatcaaattcgtaacttaaatctttaaataaactcacattttcattctttatttgttgattttgatgttgttagagatgaaaatataaatttatttgaatatttgagttatgcatttgatgaaatttgcattatattgaaaatgataattaattttatgagttttatttgaaaattttgataaatttttgtaaaaaaaagtgataacattgatgatattttaaaacattaaaaatcaaattgtaacttaaaattaatataaatgaccaaatcaaaaataaataaataaaagactaatTAATTGAAAGTAAGTTAAGGGTTCGCGGTTCCCAGATATTATTTagctttcaaaatattatatctaCTTTACATtcatgataataaaaaaatacatcaatagttaaatataataatttaataaaatgactattatatttttttatttatagttattttttaattaacttctttgaatattttttcaaaaatacctCTCATAGAAACGTATGAAACATTGAATacatcaattaatatttttaagacaAATATTAAATGAGAATAAAGATAccatttaaacaataaatacatcttaaaaattaaatttttttttataaataagagaaaaatatcaaaagcttttttttttatacctaAGACAGAAAGTATTAATAtattggaaaataaataaaagtgataCTCAATGTAACACAGAAGGAGTACCATAAAGCTTGTTGCCGGCTGCCAGTAATTAACTGTCGAAACCTAGTACTGTGTTATTTATATTCCCTATTTTAACACCGCACTTAGCCTAGTTGAAAAACTACCATTCCAATATCAATCAACAAAGCTGGATCTGATTatgaattttagttttaattaattaaaatataaataaatttcatcaattcataGTTCAAAGAAAGGAACAAACGGTCTTAGTCTTCCTTTTAGtgttttatattattcttcttGGAAAATACCCCTTTGTAAGTTATAACCCCATTTTCTCAATCAATGCGTTTTCCTTAATTCTGCGTCACGCTCACGCTTGTGACTAAGTATAAATAGAGCGCCAATAACACTAAATTGAAACCATCGACACAAAAAAACCAATAACTAACAAACACGAACGCTTCAGAGTAGAAAAGAAAAAGACTATGGAGGCGAAGGATAACGGACCTAACCAACGACCTTCAAATGGAACCATAAATGGACCTACAAATCCTATGGTCACTCCTCTTCTCAATGATCTCTACCAATTCACTATGGCTTATGCTTATTGGAAAGCTGGCAAACATCAAGAACGTGCTGTGTTAGTGTTCAATTTGTTTTTTCGTTTTTTCTAATTTGTTTAAATTCTAATGTATTTTTGTGTGTTCCTTTGTTGCTTGATGTTTTGGTTTCAGTTGAATTTTTAGCTGAATTGAGCCATTTCGTTGTTTTTCGTTTCATTGGATTCATTTAGGGCTAGTTTTTATACTAAATCTATGGCTACTCTTTtgtttacttttaattttaattattggaTATTGGAAGCTAGTTAAACTTAGTGCATGTCATGTTCCACGTTTGGAGGAgccaaaatcaattatgaaggtgtaaacttgattttgatatgtttgagTGATATGAGTAGAATTGATTTTGCCCTCTATAATTGATTACAGTGtgattggattcacatttaaaCTCATAATATTGCTTTCCAATGCAAACTGGGCATGATTTTATGAAGCTCCAAATTGTAGCTTTCATGTAATCGTGAGTTTCAAACGTGATTCTGCAGTTTTCCAAACATATGCTATAATTTGAAGCTAGGATTTGTAGTTTTTGAGTCCAAATGTGATTTTTACACAAATTTATTGTCCAACTCACTTTTATCTAAATATGTCCAAACTAAATcgttttacattcaactcacttttaactaaaatcaattttacaaattcaattcatttaaaatcaattttagttatTGCAGAATCAAACAcacacaaattttatttaaatgcaTGGACATGTTGATATGTGTTTTTGAGAAGACTGAGTTGTGAATTTTGTAATTTGGTTTCAGGTttgatttgtattttcggaAGAATCCCTTTGGTGGAGAGTATACTGTTTTTTCTGGTCTGGAAGAATGCATAAGGTTCATAGCTAATTTCAAACTCACTGatgatgaaattgattttgttagACAGAGTTTGTCTCCTGCTTGTGAGGTAAACCAAATTGTGTTTTGTGTTCCTCACCCTAGCTATTACATCCTTGTTTTTAATGTTGATGGTTATGCTGATTGAACTCACGGAAAGGATTGGATTTTTCTAGTATCATGAATTCAGGTGTAACACTGACAATTTTTCAATAATGGGAAGTAATATGGTGATAAAGAAAGCTGAAATTAGATGGCTGCAATTAAGTTGGGGATAGAAACTATGGATATATGGATTGCAAATGTTTAGAGTTGGGAAGCCTTGCTAAAATAGACGTGCTTATTAAAAGTGCTTGTTGAGTTGGAAACAACCTCAGATGTAGAAGCTGCTTtgtatttattatgcttcttaAGAAGACAACATTGTTgctttttcctttttccttctttgcGCTTAGGTTTTTATCATTAATACACAAATATGTTAGCATGTTCAACTAAATGTCCCTGAAACTAACTTCAAAAAAACTAAACGACAGAATTAAAGAGTCAAGGAACTTAGTTCAAGGGGAATTTGTCTTCTTTATACAATTTTGTTAACTATTACttgtttatttttcaatagCTTTGGATCAAGTGTAAATATGAGATAATATGGTTAGTAATCGGGTTTTCTGTGATAATGTGGAAAGTATAATGCTAATGGCATTATTACTAGATTCTCCCAACAAAATATTTTGACTTATCAATAATGATCAATTAAATCTAGGATGCATTCTTTGACTATCTTAGAGGACTTGACTGCTCTGATGTTGAGGTGTACGCTATTCCCGAGGGATCAGTCGTTTTTCCTAAGATACCCCTGCTTAGAGTTGAAGGTCCAATTGCTGTGAGTACTTGCCACCATTAATTCCCTCTTTTAATGTTGATTGTTTCAAAGATGACCTATTTCTTACATTAGTGACTGTTATATTATTCAGGTCGTTCAATTGCTGGAAACTCCTtttgtgaatctaataaattTTGCATCATTAGTTTCTACTAATGCTGCAAGGCACCGCAAAGTTGCTGGAAAATCCAAAACCTTACTTGAGTTTGGGCTACGAAGGGCTCAGGTTACAGTCTTTTGAAATACTTTTTTATGAGTAAAATTAGGTACTGTCCTcctttaattttcataaaaagaaACTCTCTCATTTTGAATGTAGGGGCCTGATGGTGGAGTAGGAGCATCAAAGTACTGTTATATTGGTGGATTTGACGCAACAAGGTATTATCAATAAACAATCTTTTTTACTGTTGATTTAGATAGCAGGGCATAGTTTGTATGAAATGGCATGTAATCCTACTTTTCAGGACTTGAGTGTAATTCCTGTTAGTTTGTACATTGTAAAAAAGTTTGGTAAAAATGACTCCCTCACGCCAGGTGTTTTTGGCTATGGTTCAAATGATCGTTGTGAATCCATAATCACTGGTCAAAAGTTTGTAGTTCAAACAGTAGAGCTAAATCAGTTGAAGTGGCATCTCTTATCTAGTCCCATTTTCTGTCTCGTAAATAATGCTAACTGTTTGCaagaaataaatcaaatttgattttgaaaactAAATGAGAAGCAGGAGGGTAATTCAATGCtggcaaagaattaaaattaaacattaattatcaaattataaacaacattattCTTATATCAGCATTTATTTGTATTAGTTATCATAAcgaaattattttgtttggatagCAATATAGCATAAAACCATGAACTGCGCATTTGACTGTGGTTTGATTAGATAAACTGTGGCAGAATATTGAATTGTTTATCGTTTTATTTTCGATCCCTTGTCGCTATTTTAAGCCGTAATTCCACTAAAATGTTTGTGAGCACTAGTTTTTCTTGTATGGTTGTTTTGGTATCTTAATTACTGTTTTGGAAGCAACCAGAGGTTTGTTATTCCTTTTTCAAGGTCAATTCTGCTTCTGTCATTGATCTATTGTCATTGCAAATACACTTTTAACATGAactacttaaaattaaatacacctGGATGATGTTGACAAACCAAAAATCATATTATTGAGAGGTGGTCTGGTTAAGGCTGAGTTCCCTTGTTCTTTGCATACAGTAACATATATTCATTAATTTGCACACAATCACTTGGAAAAATTCACAAATCATTTGAACACCATGGTAAGCACTTGAAATTCACACTTGAGAGTCCCAAATTGGAAGGTAAGAGTGAAATTGCTTCTTATGTTAGGAGCGAGggattgataatattttattttggtttatgaattttaatttctcaCATGGCTTTTGTATAGCTCGGATATTTCATAACTTGCCTTTTTCATGTGTGCCAATAGCAATGTTGCAGCGGGAAAGTTATTCGGGATACCGCTTCGTGGTACGCATTCCCATGCCTTTGTTAGCTCATATATGGTGCGTAACCTATTCTCTGAAATCGTTACATGTTTTGTCAATGTTTATGAACAGAATTTTGTGTAATTTTATAACAATGGAGTTTCAGTCCAAAAGATGAGTTCTAATTTCTAGGTGCCATTAtatgtaatttttgttattaatattattatactttttcTGACTTGAGGCACTTTCTGATTTGCAGAGCCTTGATGAGATTACAGACAGGTCACTTCGTAGAAAAGATGGTTCAAGTACATGTGAAGATTTTGTTAGTCTGGTTCAAACATGGCTGAGCAAAATTCAGGTGCTAGGACATAAGCATTTCCATCCTTAGGCTATGTTTGAATTGATGGAAAGCGATGGAATTGATTCATAAATCTTCCCTTGTTTGGGTTAATTTGAAATAGGATGAAATGAAGTGGAGTAGGGGAATATAATGGAACTTTTTCCATCTTATTCATGCAATACCCTGGTCTTTCTTCCCTTCCAATTTGGGCAGAATGGGGTTGAAGAACGAATTTTATCTATTCCATCCAATTTCATTAAGTTCCACTAACCATTGGATATTCAAACATAGCCGTATTGTCATTTTATATGCCTCTTAACTATTTCTGTTTTTGTCATTTTAGTGTGTATGTGTCTGGTGTCATCCTTATGCAAGAACCCAATGATGTAGATTAGGATATTAATTTAGGATAATTGTTTTAGGGCCTTAGGaaacaaaaaatagaatttttgtgTTGAAACTAACAATTTTTAAACTTCTGAGGAATTGAATACACAACTTTCAAGACAATATTTCGACATTTGATTCCTTAACATGTTCCCAAGGGCACATGTTAGCATTTgtcatttgttttattatgttatttaagATATTGTTATCTATCATATGTTCATCTTTTGCACAGTTGCAAATTCAGAGATGAATTTATCCGTGAATATTCTAATCCGTGTTCCCACCCTGCAGTTGTTTAATGGTGTTTTTGGTGAGACCAATCAAAGTGAGTTGGCAGCATTCACGTCATATGCTTTGGCATTTCCTGATAACTTTCTTGCCCTTGTAGACACATATGACGTAAGTACTTTCTTACTAACTTTCTATTTATTAAATAGTTATCATTCatcttaaaatcattttaacTAGCAATGGAAAATGCTTGTGGGTAAATCTTACTTTTGTCTCCTTTATGACTCTTGTGAGCACGTTTCGTTTTCCTGAAAAAGATGCTATACTTCTGTCCCCCCTTTCCCCGAGTGTGATCTCAATTTCAACCTCTAAAAAACTAATTGGAAACTAAGAATGGTGGGGATAAGTTCTTGTAGCATCTTATATCAATTTGGCTTTAACATACAAAAGATAGGGGGAATGACGTAGCTGGGAAGATGAGTCACTGGTTGTGCACTTATAAATGTGTGTCTAGGTATCGGTATGTACTCAACCATTTTCCCTTGCCCTGAAGATATGCATAACATTAAGTTGCAACTTATTTGAAGACTGAGATGAAAAGACACGTATATCACTTACTCTCTTCTCAGTTGGAAGAATTTACATATGAATCACCCCAtacaatatattttacattaattatgTGGATAACGGATGAGAGGATGGTGGGTAATATTGTGGTGAACTCTTAGAAATGTTGATCAACTAAATCAAGTACAACTCGACTGAATGGGCTGTTCCTGTGCAGCAAAGCTGCAAAGGCACAGATACTGAAAAGTGGGTGGGTTGTTTGATAAATCATTCCTAAAGTCAGTTACTGATGTCATACCTGTTTTAGTCTTGAACGAGTGCTGAAGTTTCTATCCTTGTTTTTGGGTTTATTCCTCCCCCACTTTTGTGTGGCTATTTCATCAGATGAACATTTGCATTTATTGACAGGTGATGAGAAGTGGAATCCCCAACTTCTGTGCAGTTGCATTAGCTCTTGGTGATTTAGGGTATGTCGGCAAGCTttgatgttattattatcagttGATTAGAGGTTTATATACATGACCATggaattttgttgttgtgttcaTTTTCCAGTTGATTATTAGTTTACAAGAATACAGTGTTGcgttctttttcttctttctttccaAATGGATTAAAAGTGATAAGCTGTCGTAATATCGACATAGATGTGGTACAAGGAATTAATGGCAATAGGAAGTTAGAAACTGCTATATGATGCTGATTAGGATCTACTTTATGTTGTGAACTGTTTCCTCAACTATCAGCTAAGATT contains:
- the LOC101500792 gene encoding nicotinate phosphoribosyltransferase 2-like, translated to MEAKDNGPNQRPSNGTINGPTNPMVTPLLNDLYQFTMAYAYWKAGKHQERAVFDLYFRKNPFGGEYTVFSGLEECIRFIANFKLTDDEIDFVRQSLSPACEDAFFDYLRGLDCSDVEVYAIPEGSVVFPKIPLLRVEGPIAVVQLLETPFVNLINFASLVSTNAARHRKVAGKSKTLLEFGLRRAQGPDGGVGASKYCYIGGFDATSNVAAGKLFGIPLRGTHSHAFVSSYMSLDEITDRSLRRKDGSSTCEDFVSLVQTWLSKIQLFNGVFGETNQSELAAFTSYALAFPDNFLALVDTYDVMRSGIPNFCAVALALGDLGYKAVGIRLDSGDLAYLSYESRKFFCSIENEFGVPGFGKLIITASNDLNEETLDALNKQGHEVDAFGIGTYLVTCYAQAALGVVFKLVEINNQPRIKLSEDVSKVSIPCKKRSYRLYGKEGYPLVDIMTGENEPPPKVGERILCRHPFQESKRAYVVPQQVEELLRCYWPGYSGKERETLPPLKEIRERCINQLEQMRPDHMRKLNPTPYKVSVSAKLYDFIHFLWLNEAPVGELQ